The following proteins are encoded in a genomic region of Streptomyces gobiensis:
- a CDS encoding 3-hydroxyacyl-CoA dehydrogenase — MDTVGTVAVVGTGTMGQGIAQVALVAGHRVRLHDVAPERAAQTAAAIGHRLDRLVEKGQLTAEEQAAAAARLHPAGELGELADADLVVEAILEDLGAKQQLFSALESVVSERCLLATNTSSLSVTAIAAALRFPGRCVGLHFFNPAPLLPLVEVVSGHATDPSAADRAYDLATAWGKTPVRCADTPGFIVNRVARPFYAEAFRVYEERAADPATLDAVLRECGGFRMGPFQLTDLIGQDVNEAVTTSVWDSFFQDPKFTPSLAQRRLVQSGQLGRKSGQGWYGYGPEDEPSPAPHTAAACPAPEAVEVHGDLGPAAVLPELLAGAGIKADRVGVTGQGYIALPGGGRLLLANGYAPQGPEIHFDLALDYRTAARIALAPADPVSAGDRRAATGLFQALGKQVSVIEPVPGLIVARTVAMLADFAVDALARSVATEEDIDTAMRLGVNYPRGPLEWGDALGPEWVEQVLRRLHACYPTGRYAPSQALLRRKLRRQDAQS, encoded by the coding sequence ATGGACACCGTGGGCACTGTCGCCGTCGTGGGCACCGGGACCATGGGCCAGGGCATCGCCCAGGTCGCGCTGGTCGCCGGGCACCGGGTCCGGCTGCACGATGTGGCGCCGGAACGGGCCGCGCAGACCGCCGCCGCGATCGGCCACCGGCTTGACCGCCTCGTCGAGAAGGGCCAGCTGACCGCCGAGGAGCAGGCCGCCGCGGCGGCCCGGCTGCATCCGGCCGGAGAGCTGGGTGAACTGGCCGACGCGGACCTGGTCGTCGAGGCGATCCTGGAGGACCTGGGCGCCAAACAGCAGCTGTTCAGCGCCCTGGAATCCGTCGTCAGCGAGCGCTGCCTCCTCGCCACCAACACCTCCTCGCTCTCCGTCACCGCCATCGCCGCCGCCCTGCGTTTCCCGGGCCGCTGTGTCGGCCTGCACTTCTTCAACCCCGCGCCGCTGCTCCCGCTCGTCGAGGTGGTCAGCGGCCACGCGACGGACCCGTCGGCCGCCGACCGGGCGTACGACCTCGCCACCGCCTGGGGCAAGACCCCTGTCCGTTGCGCCGACACCCCCGGCTTCATCGTCAACCGCGTAGCCCGCCCCTTCTACGCCGAGGCGTTCCGGGTCTACGAGGAGCGGGCCGCCGACCCGGCCACCCTTGACGCGGTGCTGCGCGAGTGCGGCGGTTTCCGGATGGGCCCCTTCCAGCTCACCGATCTGATCGGCCAGGACGTCAATGAGGCCGTGACCACGTCCGTATGGGACTCCTTCTTCCAGGACCCGAAGTTCACGCCCTCCCTCGCCCAGCGCCGCCTCGTACAGTCCGGTCAGCTCGGCCGCAAGTCGGGCCAGGGATGGTACGGATACGGCCCCGAGGACGAGCCGTCCCCTGCGCCGCACACCGCGGCGGCCTGCCCGGCGCCCGAGGCGGTGGAGGTCCATGGCGACCTGGGCCCCGCCGCCGTACTGCCGGAGCTGCTGGCCGGGGCCGGTATCAAGGCCGACCGGGTCGGCGTGACCGGGCAGGGCTACATCGCTCTGCCCGGGGGCGGCCGCCTGCTGCTGGCCAACGGCTACGCGCCGCAGGGCCCCGAGATCCACTTCGACCTCGCGCTGGACTACCGGACGGCTGCCCGTATCGCCCTCGCCCCCGCCGACCCCGTCTCCGCGGGGGACCGCCGGGCGGCGACCGGCCTCTTCCAGGCCCTGGGCAAGCAGGTCAGCGTGATCGAGCCGGTTCCCGGGCTGATCGTGGCCCGTACGGTCGCGATGCTGGCCGACTTCGCCGTGGACGCGCTGGCCCGGTCCGTAGCGACCGAGGAGGACATCGATACGGCGATGCGGCTCGGGGTGAACTATCCACGCGGCCCCCTGGAGTGGGGCGACGCCCTCGGCCCGGAGTGGGTGGAGCAGGTACTGCGCCGACTGCACGCCTGCTATCCCACCGGGCGCTACGCCCCCTCACAGGCCCTCCTCCGACGGAAGCTCCGCAGGCAGGATGCACAATCATGA
- the paaN gene encoding phenylacetic acid degradation protein PaaN, with the protein MAAALNAVQLIEKHRPTLDQALDTIRSRAYWSPYPEHPKAYGAEHGSLSAADGQAAFDALRGRRFELDQPGEDGWTGGETSPYGIKLGIEYPHTDPDVLLPAMREAMPAWRATGPETRAAVCLEILARINARTHEFAHAVMHTSGQAFMMALQAGGPHAQDRGLEAVAYAYVEQARTPDSAHWTKPQGKRDPLQLDKRFTPVPRGISLLIGCNTFPTWNGYPGLFASLATGNPVLVKPHPRAVLPLALTVRIAREVLAETGFDPNLVSLAAERDGEGIAKTLAVRPEIRIIDYTGGTAFGDWLEANARQAQVFTEKAGVNTVIIDSTDDYQGMLANLAFSLSLYSGQMCTTPQNLLIPRDGIATDAGDKSYDEVVSDLATAVDKLLGDDARANALLGAIVNPQVKERLEAAPALGETALASRTIRHPDFPEATVRTPVIVKLDRAKPDAEESYLSECFGPVSFAVAMDSTEDAVALLCRTIREKGAMTVGAYTTDPNAERLIEDACLQECAQLSLNLTGGVYVNQTAAFSDFHGSGGNPAANAALCDGAFVTPRFRTVEVRRPA; encoded by the coding sequence ATGGCCGCCGCACTCAACGCAGTGCAGTTGATCGAGAAGCACCGTCCCACGCTCGACCAGGCGCTGGACACGATCCGTAGCCGGGCGTACTGGTCGCCGTATCCGGAGCACCCGAAGGCTTACGGCGCCGAGCATGGCTCGCTGAGCGCCGCCGACGGTCAGGCGGCCTTCGACGCGCTGCGCGGCCGGCGCTTCGAGCTGGACCAGCCCGGCGAGGACGGCTGGACCGGCGGCGAAACCTCGCCGTACGGCATCAAGCTGGGCATCGAGTACCCGCACACCGACCCCGATGTCCTGCTCCCCGCGATGCGCGAGGCCATGCCCGCCTGGCGGGCGACGGGCCCCGAGACCCGGGCGGCGGTGTGCCTGGAGATCCTGGCCCGGATCAACGCCCGTACCCATGAGTTCGCCCACGCGGTCATGCACACCAGCGGACAGGCCTTCATGATGGCCCTGCAGGCGGGCGGGCCACACGCCCAGGACCGCGGCCTGGAGGCGGTGGCCTACGCCTACGTCGAGCAGGCCCGCACCCCGGACTCGGCGCACTGGACCAAGCCCCAGGGCAAACGCGACCCGCTCCAGCTGGACAAGCGCTTCACCCCGGTTCCGCGCGGCATCTCACTCCTCATCGGCTGCAACACCTTCCCCACCTGGAACGGCTACCCGGGCCTGTTCGCCTCGCTGGCCACCGGCAACCCGGTCCTCGTCAAGCCGCACCCGCGCGCGGTGCTGCCGCTGGCGCTCACGGTACGGATCGCCCGCGAGGTGCTGGCCGAGACGGGCTTCGACCCCAACCTGGTCTCACTGGCCGCCGAACGGGACGGCGAGGGCATCGCCAAGACCCTCGCCGTACGCCCCGAGATCCGCATCATCGACTACACCGGCGGCACCGCCTTCGGCGACTGGCTGGAGGCCAACGCCCGGCAGGCGCAGGTCTTCACGGAGAAGGCCGGAGTCAACACCGTCATCATCGACTCCACCGACGACTACCAGGGCATGCTGGCCAACCTGGCGTTCTCCCTCTCCCTCTACAGCGGCCAGATGTGCACCACCCCGCAGAACCTGCTGATCCCCCGGGACGGCATCGCCACCGACGCCGGGGACAAGTCCTACGACGAGGTGGTGAGCGACCTCGCCACGGCGGTGGACAAGCTCCTCGGCGACGACGCCCGCGCCAACGCCCTGCTCGGCGCCATCGTCAACCCCCAGGTCAAGGAGCGCCTGGAAGCGGCCCCCGCGCTGGGCGAGACCGCCCTGGCCTCCCGCACCATCCGCCACCCCGACTTCCCCGAAGCCACCGTCCGCACCCCGGTCATCGTCAAGCTGGACCGGGCCAAGCCGGACGCCGAGGAGTCCTACCTCAGCGAGTGCTTCGGCCCGGTCTCCTTCGCGGTCGCCATGGACTCCACGGAGGACGCGGTGGCGCTGCTGTGCCGCACGATCCGGGAGAAGGGCGCGATGACCGTCGGCGCGTACACCACGGACCCGAACGCCGAGCGGCTGATCGAGGACGCCTGCCTCCAGGAATGCGCCCAGCTGTCGCTCAACCTCACCGGCGGTGTCTACGTCAACCAGACCGCGGCCTTCTCCGACTTCCACGGCTCCGGCGGCAACCCGGCCGCCAACGCGGCGCTATGCGACGGCGCCTTCGTCACCCCCCGCTTCCGCACGGTGGAGGTACGCCGCCCCGCCTAG